Proteins encoded by one window of Micromonospora coxensis:
- a CDS encoding PH domain-containing protein produces the protein MQPSSSPVHQWRVPPALPAVKLVGAVALAGLGLLLHEGDLVQLALALGAAAGLAAWALRDLLVPVRLAADPDGLTVVRGFAGRRRLPWASVEAITVDRRTRFGLAAETLEIDAGESLHLFGRYDLDAPPDEVAETLRAARPG, from the coding sequence GTGCAGCCCTCATCGTCCCCGGTCCACCAGTGGCGGGTGCCACCGGCCCTGCCCGCGGTGAAGCTGGTCGGCGCGGTCGCGCTGGCCGGGCTCGGCCTGCTCCTGCACGAGGGCGACCTGGTGCAACTGGCGCTGGCGCTGGGGGCCGCCGCCGGGCTGGCCGCCTGGGCGCTGCGTGACCTGCTCGTCCCGGTACGCCTCGCCGCCGACCCGGACGGCCTCACCGTCGTACGCGGGTTCGCCGGCCGGCGGCGGCTGCCGTGGGCCTCGGTCGAGGCGATCACGGTCGACCGGCGGACCCGCTTCGGGCTGGCCGCCGAGACGCTGGAGATCGACGCCGGGGAGTCGCTGCACCTCTTCGGCCGGTACGACCTGGACGCCCCGCCCGACGAGGTGGCCGAGACGCTCCGCGCGGCCCGACCGGGCTGA
- a CDS encoding rhomboid family intramembrane serine protease, which translates to MTERPGQAGDATGGSAPATPVCYRHADRETYVRCTRCDRPICPECMRDASVGHQCPECVNEGRRSVRPARTAFGGGAAGRRGLVTRTLIALNLLMMVLSVASDGGGDSMAGGGLGGLLGGGTPLTQWGAVLAEWPPQFPVEGIVTGEWYRLVTAMFLHYGLVHLLLNMWALWVLGRDLEALLGPLRFLALYLVAGLGGNVAAYLFSSPNSASAGASTAIFGLFAAVFVLMRRLGRDTSAIVPILVINLIFTFTVPGISIPGHVGGLVTGAAMGWVLAYAPRMRRSVFQSVGTAIILVALLGLALVRTAALTG; encoded by the coding sequence ATGACTGAACGCCCCGGCCAGGCAGGCGACGCCACCGGCGGGTCGGCACCGGCCACTCCGGTCTGCTACCGCCACGCTGACCGGGAGACGTACGTCCGGTGCACCCGCTGCGACCGGCCGATCTGTCCGGAGTGCATGCGGGACGCCTCCGTCGGCCACCAGTGCCCGGAGTGCGTGAACGAGGGACGCCGCAGCGTGCGGCCGGCGCGTACCGCCTTCGGTGGCGGTGCCGCCGGCCGTCGCGGCCTCGTCACCCGGACGCTGATCGCGCTGAACCTGCTGATGATGGTGCTCTCCGTCGCCAGCGACGGCGGCGGCGACTCGATGGCCGGCGGCGGGCTCGGTGGCCTGCTCGGTGGCGGCACCCCGCTGACCCAGTGGGGCGCGGTGCTCGCCGAGTGGCCGCCACAGTTCCCGGTGGAGGGCATCGTCACCGGCGAGTGGTACCGGCTGGTCACCGCGATGTTCCTGCACTACGGCCTGGTGCACCTGCTGTTGAACATGTGGGCGCTCTGGGTGCTGGGACGGGACCTGGAGGCGCTGCTCGGGCCGCTGCGCTTCCTCGCGCTCTACCTGGTCGCCGGGCTCGGCGGCAACGTGGCGGCGTACCTGTTCAGCAGCCCGAACTCCGCGTCGGCCGGCGCCTCCACCGCGATCTTCGGGCTCTTCGCCGCCGTCTTCGTGCTGATGCGCCGGCTGGGCCGGGACACCTCGGCGATCGTGCCGATCCTGGTGATCAACCTGATCTTCACCTTCACCGTGCCCGGCATCTCCATCCCCGGCCACGTCGGCGGTCTGGTCACCGGCGCGGCGATGGGCTGGGTGCTGGCGTACGCGCCCCGGATGCGGCGGTCGGTGTTCCAGTCGGTGGGCACCGCGATCATCCTGGTGGCGCTGCTCGGCCTGGCGCTCGTCCGGACGGCCGCGCTGACCGGTTGA
- a CDS encoding peptidylprolyl isomerase yields MAEAVYATLHTNAGPIRLELFPNHAPKTVRNFVDLAEGNKEYTDPRTGQPGSGPYYDGTISHRVISGFMVQMGDPTGTGRGGPGYKFGDEFHPELRFDRPYLLAMANAGPGTNGSQFFITVAPTPHLNNRHTIFGQVADEQSAKVVDSIANTPTGPSDRPLQDVVIERVEIERTPA; encoded by the coding sequence GTGGCCGAGGCTGTCTACGCCACCTTGCACACCAACGCTGGCCCGATCCGGCTGGAGCTCTTCCCCAACCACGCTCCGAAGACGGTCCGCAACTTCGTGGACCTGGCCGAGGGCAACAAGGAATACACCGACCCGCGTACGGGTCAGCCGGGCAGCGGGCCGTACTACGACGGCACCATCTCGCACCGGGTGATCAGCGGCTTCATGGTCCAGATGGGTGACCCGACCGGCACCGGCCGGGGTGGCCCGGGTTACAAGTTCGGCGACGAGTTCCACCCGGAGCTGCGCTTCGACCGTCCGTACCTGCTGGCGATGGCGAACGCCGGGCCGGGCACCAACGGCTCGCAGTTCTTCATCACCGTCGCGCCGACGCCGCACCTGAACAACCGGCACACCATCTTCGGCCAGGTCGCCGACGAGCAGTCGGCGAAGGTGGTGGACTCGATCGCGAACACCCCGACCGGTCCGAGCGACCGGCCGCTGCAGGACGTGGTGATCGAGCGGGTCGAGATCGAGCGCACCCCGGCCTGA
- the corA gene encoding magnesium/cobalt transporter CorA yields the protein MAERGARERSATQQGARVLSPRAWAAPVRAMSRILNADGSPRTPTPAGPGRSGVVDCALYVGGRRQPGEWHYAEALEAARRERDAFVWLGLHEPELTEMSAIAETYGLHELAVEDAVKAQQRPKLERFGEVSFLVLRTARYCEHAELTENSEVVETGQVMLFIGPDFLISVRHGDASRLAAVRADLEAKRDLLLHGPWAVAYAVTDRVVDLYLEVADRLEDDLDVLEADVFAPQGSGRIQRIYQMKRELVEFKRAVVPLQRPLLTLVAEVNREVPREVRRYFRDVQDHLSRTVEQVNSYDDLLNSILQARLAQVTVDQNNDMRKIAAWAAIAAVWTAFAGVYGMNFENMPELKWTYGYPGVLALMLAISLALYRWFRRNGWL from the coding sequence ATGGCGGAGCGGGGTGCGCGGGAGCGGTCGGCGACGCAGCAGGGCGCACGGGTGCTCAGCCCCCGCGCCTGGGCCGCGCCGGTGCGCGCGATGTCCCGCATCCTCAACGCCGACGGCTCCCCCCGTACCCCGACGCCGGCCGGACCGGGGCGCAGCGGCGTGGTGGACTGCGCCCTCTACGTCGGCGGGAGACGCCAGCCGGGTGAGTGGCACTACGCCGAGGCGCTGGAGGCCGCCCGCCGGGAGCGGGACGCCTTCGTCTGGCTCGGGCTGCACGAGCCGGAGCTGACCGAAATGTCCGCCATCGCCGAGACGTACGGCCTGCACGAGCTGGCCGTCGAGGACGCGGTCAAGGCGCAGCAGCGCCCCAAGCTGGAACGCTTCGGCGAGGTCAGCTTCCTGGTGCTGCGTACCGCCCGCTACTGCGAGCACGCGGAGCTGACCGAGAACTCCGAGGTGGTGGAGACCGGCCAGGTGATGCTCTTCATCGGGCCGGACTTCCTGATCAGCGTCCGGCACGGCGACGCCAGCCGGCTCGCGGCGGTCCGGGCCGACCTGGAGGCCAAGCGGGACCTGCTGCTGCACGGCCCGTGGGCCGTCGCGTACGCGGTCACCGACCGGGTGGTGGACCTCTACCTGGAGGTGGCCGACCGGCTGGAGGACGATCTCGACGTGCTGGAGGCGGACGTCTTCGCCCCGCAGGGCAGCGGCCGGATCCAGCGGATCTACCAGATGAAGCGGGAGCTGGTGGAGTTCAAGCGGGCGGTGGTGCCGCTGCAACGACCGCTGCTGACCCTGGTGGCCGAGGTCAACCGGGAGGTGCCCCGGGAGGTGCGCCGCTACTTCCGGGACGTGCAGGACCACCTCAGCCGTACCGTCGAGCAGGTCAACTCGTACGACGACCTGCTCAACTCGATCCTCCAGGCGCGGTTGGCGCAGGTCACCGTCGACCAGAACAACGACATGCGCAAGATCGCCGCGTGGGCGGCCATCGCCGCGGTCTGGACCGCGTTCGCCGGGGTCTACGGCATGAACTTCGAGAACATGCCCGAGCTGAAGTGGACGTACGGCTATCCGGGCGTGCTCGCCCTGATGCTCGCCATCTCGCTGGCCCTGTACCGCTGGTTCCGCCGCAACGGCTGGCTCTAG
- a CDS encoding aminotransferase-like domain-containing protein — protein sequence MTAEQLISFARGAPSLDIVDVEGLKAAAVRAFDADPAGVTAYGTSVGYPPLRKWIAEKHGVTPEQVLITNGSLQADAFLFDHLVRRGDAVVVERPTYDRTLLNLQKMGGEVHGVTIQPDGLDTAELRKLLESGVRPRLAHVIPNYQNPAGVTLSLEKRRELLDLAAEYEFTIFEDDPYADIRFRGEALPSMLSMDTRDVVVHASSFTKTVCPGVRVGYLVGPADLIADIAKKATNLYISPGMVSEAIVHQFCVSGDIHRSIETVSTALGERARVLAESLRRHIPEASFVEPDGGYFLWVEFPQDVDVEKLAPAAAERGVAVVKGSDFMVDGGRHALRLAFSAVTADRIDEGVRRLAEAVAAVRG from the coding sequence ATGACCGCCGAGCAGCTGATCTCGTTCGCCCGTGGAGCTCCCTCGCTGGACATCGTGGATGTCGAGGGTCTCAAGGCCGCCGCCGTCCGTGCCTTCGACGCCGATCCCGCCGGGGTGACCGCGTACGGCACCTCCGTCGGGTACCCGCCCCTCCGGAAGTGGATCGCCGAGAAGCACGGCGTCACCCCGGAGCAGGTGCTGATCACCAACGGCTCGCTCCAGGCGGACGCGTTCCTCTTCGACCACCTGGTCCGGCGCGGCGACGCGGTGGTCGTGGAGCGCCCGACGTACGACCGGACGCTGCTCAACCTGCAGAAGATGGGCGGCGAGGTGCACGGCGTCACGATCCAGCCGGACGGCCTGGACACCGCCGAGCTGCGCAAGCTGCTGGAGTCCGGGGTGCGGCCCCGGCTCGCGCACGTCATCCCGAACTACCAGAACCCGGCGGGCGTGACCCTCTCCCTGGAGAAGCGGCGCGAGCTGCTCGACCTGGCGGCCGAGTACGAGTTCACCATCTTCGAGGACGACCCGTACGCGGACATCCGGTTCCGGGGCGAGGCGCTGCCGTCGATGCTCTCGATGGACACCCGCGACGTCGTGGTGCACGCCTCCAGCTTCACCAAGACGGTCTGCCCGGGCGTCCGGGTCGGTTACCTGGTCGGGCCGGCGGACCTGATCGCCGACATCGCCAAGAAGGCGACCAACCTCTACATCTCGCCCGGCATGGTCTCCGAGGCGATCGTGCACCAGTTCTGCGTCTCCGGTGACATCCACCGCTCGATCGAGACGGTCTCGACCGCTCTCGGCGAGCGGGCCCGGGTGCTGGCCGAGTCGCTGCGCCGGCACATCCCGGAGGCCAGCTTCGTCGAGCCGGACGGCGGCTACTTCCTCTGGGTCGAGTTCCCGCAGGACGTGGACGTGGAGAAGCTGGCCCCGGCCGCCGCCGAGCGCGGCGTCGCGGTGGTGAAGGGGAGCGACTTCATGGTCGACGGCGGTCGGCACGCGCTGCGGCTGGCGTTCTCCGCCGTGACCGCGGACCGGATCGACGAGGGTGTCCGGCGGCTCGCGGAGGCCGTGGCCGCCGTTCGAGGCTGA